The DNA sequence AGCCCGCGGTGCTGCAGCTGGTGCAGCAGATCGTGCATGCGCTGCTCGAGCTCGCTCTCGACGAGCGGCGCGGGCGGCAGCAGCGGCACGAGGTCGGCGGCCGCCTGCAACACGCGATCGCGCACCGCCATCTGCGCCTGCATGCGCGCAACCAGCTCGATGCGCTTGCGGACGTCGGTGCGGAGCTCGTCGACGGTCTCGAACTCGCTCACCTCGGTGACCCACGCGTCGGTCACCTCGGGCATGACCTTCTTCTTCGACTCCTTGACGATCACGCGGAACGTCGCGGCCTTGCCACCGAGCTCGCCGAAGCGCTCGGGCAGATCGTCGGTGAACTCGAGGATCGAGCCGGGCTTCGAGCCGTGCAGCTGCGCGTCGAGCGACGGCACGACGTTGTCGCTGCCGACCTCGTAGAGGAAGTCGCTGACGACGAGCCCGTCGACTTCTTCTCCGTCGATCGCGCCGCGGATGTCGATCGTCGCGTAGTCGCCGTCGGTGAGCGGGTCCTCGGAGTCGGCGAGCTCCGCGGAGCGCTCGCGCAGCAGGTCGACCTGACGGTCGACGTCCTCGTCGGTCGCGTCCTCCCACGGAAGCGTGATCGTGAGCTCGTCGTAACCGACCAGCTTCACGACCGGACGAATCTCGACGACCGCGTCGAACTCGACGTCGCCCTCTTCACGGCCCGCGGTGATCTCGATCGACGGCGCCGCGATCGGGTCGACGCCTTCGCTCTCGACCGCGTCGGCGTAGTAGTTCGGCAGCGAGTCCTGCAGCGCCTGGCGGCGCGCGGCCTCGGTGCCGAGCCGGGCCTCGAGCAGACGGCGGGGCGCCTTGCCCGGACGGAAGCCGGGGATGCGCACCTCATGGGCGAGTGTGCGGAAGGCCGCGTCCAGCGCGCGCTCGAACTCGTCGGCCGGCACCGCCACGTGCAGCTTGACCTTGTTCTCCTCGAGCGGCTCGACCGTCGTCTGCATGAGGGGGAGGAGTGTAATGGGCGGGGTCGCCCATCCCCGTCTCGTTCCGCCTCGTTACCGTTCCGGTCATGGAGCAGACGAGCGCACGGTGGCTGGAGGGGCGGGTCGCGATCGTGACCGGTGGTGGTCGGGGCATCGGTCGCGCCTATTGCGAACGGCTCGCGGCGTACGGCGCGCGCGTCGTCGTGAACGACTCGGGTGGCGCGACCGACGGCGCGGTGACCGACGAGGATCCCGCGGCCGACGTCGTGAACGCGATTCGCAGCGCGGGCGGTGAAGCCGTCGCGTTGCGCGGCGACATCTCGTCGACCGCGGTCGGACGCGACCTCTGCGATCTCGCGATCGACACGTGGGGACGACTCGACATCGTGATCAACAACGCGGGGATCGGTCGTCCACGCATGGTGTTCAACCTCGCCGAGGAGGAATGGGACGACGTCGTGCGCGTGCACCTCAAAGGCACGTTCGCGGTCTCGCAGCCCGCGTGCCGATGGTGGCGCGCGCAGGCGAAGGAGCGCGGCTCGTCGTACGGCCGCGTGATCAACACCGCGACCGGTCTCCTGCTCTACGGCGGCGCGGGCCAGTCGAACTACGTGGCCGCCAAGGCGGGCATCGCCGCGTTCACGGAAGCGGTCGCGACCGAGATGGCACCGTACGGTGTGACCGCGAACGCGATCATGCCGTCGGCGGCCACGCGTCTCGCGCGCATCGGCTGGCGCATGGAGCGCAACGCGGCCGCTCGCGAAAGGGAAGCGGCAGAGCCCGCGAGCGAAGCGAGCGCGACCATTGGCACCGATCCGACCGATCCGGTGCACGTGGCGGAGTTCGGTTGCTTCCTCGCGTCCGAGGCGGCGGCGTGGATCAGCGGGCAGACGTTCCAGATCCGCGGTGCGACGATCGAGCACGTCGGCTCGTGGCGCGTCGAGCGCACGATCACGCGCGACGGACGCGGCTGGAGCGCACCGGAGTTGGCAGAGGAGCTGCCGCGCGCGTTCGGCGCCGGCGCGAAGCGATCGGATCCCCCGCCGAAGCAGTGGAGCGAGAGCTATCACGCGACGCGGGAAGGCTCGGCGTTGTGAGCGCCCACCACAAGCCCGACGCGGGCAACGCGAGCCGCGCGCAGGCGTAGGCGCGGCACGAGGTCACCGGCCGCGGGCGGTGCGCTACCAGGCGGCGAGGAGCTCGAGCAGGGTGCGGACGCCGGCGCCGGTGGCGCCCTTCGTGAGCTCGCCGTCGTCCTTGCTCGACCAGCCGGTCTCGCCGATGTCGAGATGCACCCACGGGATGCCGTTGACGAACTCGCGCAGGAAGAGGCCCGCGAGCAGCGAGTCGGCCTGATCGGGATCGCCGATGTTGCGGAGGTCGGCGACGGGCGAGTCGATGTTCTCGCGGTACTGCTCGGGCAACGGGAGCGGCCACGCGAGCTCGCCCGCGCGCGCCGCCGCGTCGAGCACGCGCGCGACCAGCGCGTCGTCGTTGCCCATCACCGCGGTGAACAGTGGACCGAGCGTGCGATAACCGGTGAGCGTCGCGATGTCGAACATCGCGACCGGCTCGCGCTCCGCGCCGAGCGAGAGCCCGTCGGCGAGCACGAGTCGACCCTCGGCGTCGGTGTCGAGGATCTCCACCGTCTTGCCGTTGCGCGCGACGACGACCTCACCGGGTCGCGTCGCGTCCGGACCGGGAAGGTTGTCGGTCGCGGCGACGATGCCGACCACGCGCACGCGCGGCGCGATCGCGGGCAGGGCGCCGAGCACCGCGAGGACCGCCGCTCCCCCGCCCATGTCGCCCTTCATCTCGTACATGTGCTCGGGACGCTTCAACGAGAGCCCGCCCGAGTCGAACGTGATGCCCTTGCCGACGACGACGATCGTCTCGGGATCGTCGACGCCCGGCGGCGTGTACTCGATTTGGATGAGGCGCGCGGGCTCGCGCGATCCCGCGTTCACCGCGCGCAGGCAACCGAGACGCTCGCGCTCGATGTCGTGCTCGTCCCAGACCGTGACGTGTAGATCGTGCGCGGCCGCGACCTCGGTCGCGATCTCCGCGAGTCGCGGCGCACCGAGGCGCGCGGGTGTCTCGTCGGCGAGATCGCGCGTGAAGGCGACCGCGCTCGCGACGATCGCGCCGAGCGCGACACCGCGATCGGCCGCGGGATCGGCGACGACGACCTCGCAGCGGCTCAGCGTGAGGGCATCGGCCTGCGACTTGTGCCCGGCAAAGCGGTGCACACCGAGCACGACGCCCTCGGCGACCGCGCGCGCCGCGGCCTCGGCGCCGAGCGCGTCGACCGCGACGGCACCGGGCTCGACCGCGATCGTCGCCGCGTGCTGCAACGCGCGACCGAGCGCGCCCGCCGCGCGCCGCACGACGCGCGCGCCGAGCGCGTGCCGCGCACCGAGTCCGGCGACCACGAACGGTCGCCCGCTCCCGTCGACACCGGTCAGCAGCTCGCCGGCCTTGCCGCGAAAGCCCGACACCTCGGCGAACCGCTCGGTGAACGGCGCCGGCAACGCGTCGAGCTCGCCCGCGATCGCGAACGCGCCGCGCGCGTCGACCGCGGCGGAGATCTCGTCGGCACGAACGAGGTCGATGGCCACCGTGACGTCTCCCTTCGGCTTCAGCTTGGGATCGGGGCCGCGTTCGCCGCCGCTTCGATCGCCTCGGCGTCGACATTGGTGAGGAGATGAAGCGTCTTCGCCTCCTGCGTCGCCTTGCCGATGTCGAGGACGTAGCGCTGGTGCGTCGGATAGATCTGTC is a window from the Acidimicrobiia bacterium genome containing:
- a CDS encoding leucyl aminopeptidase family protein gives rise to the protein MAIDLVRADEISAAVDARGAFAIAGELDALPAPFTERFAEVSGFRGKAGELLTGVDGSGRPFVVAGLGARHALGARVVRRAAGALGRALQHAATIAVEPGAVAVDALGAEAAARAVAEGVVLGVHRFAGHKSQADALTLSRCEVVVADPAADRGVALGAIVASAVAFTRDLADETPARLGAPRLAEIATEVAAAHDLHVTVWDEHDIERERLGCLRAVNAGSREPARLIQIEYTPPGVDDPETIVVVGKGITFDSGGLSLKRPEHMYEMKGDMGGGAAVLAVLGALPAIAPRVRVVGIVAATDNLPGPDATRPGEVVVARNGKTVEILDTDAEGRLVLADGLSLGAEREPVAMFDIATLTGYRTLGPLFTAVMGNDDALVARVLDAAARAGELAWPLPLPEQYRENIDSPVADLRNIGDPDQADSLLAGLFLREFVNGIPWVHLDIGETGWSSKDDGELTKGATGAGVRTLLELLAAW
- a CDS encoding SDR family NAD(P)-dependent oxidoreductase — translated: MEQTSARWLEGRVAIVTGGGRGIGRAYCERLAAYGARVVVNDSGGATDGAVTDEDPAADVVNAIRSAGGEAVALRGDISSTAVGRDLCDLAIDTWGRLDIVINNAGIGRPRMVFNLAEEEWDDVVRVHLKGTFAVSQPACRWWRAQAKERGSSYGRVINTATGLLLYGGAGQSNYVAAKAGIAAFTEAVATEMAPYGVTANAIMPSAATRLARIGWRMERNAAAREREAAEPASEASATIGTDPTDPVHVAEFGCFLASEAAAWISGQTFQIRGATIEHVGSWRVERTITRDGRGWSAPELAEELPRAFGAGAKRSDPPPKQWSESYHATREGSAL
- the tig gene encoding trigger factor: MQTTVEPLEENKVKLHVAVPADEFERALDAAFRTLAHEVRIPGFRPGKAPRRLLEARLGTEAARRQALQDSLPNYYADAVESEGVDPIAAPSIEITAGREEGDVEFDAVVEIRPVVKLVGYDELTITLPWEDATDEDVDRQVDLLRERSAELADSEDPLTDGDYATIDIRGAIDGEEVDGLVVSDFLYEVGSDNVVPSLDAQLHGSKPGSILEFTDDLPERFGELGGKAATFRVIVKESKKKVMPEVTDAWVTEVSEFETVDELRTDVRKRIELVARMQAQMAVRDRVLQAAADLVPLLPPAPLVESELEQRMHDLLHQLQHRGLTIEQYLAATGREVKDFVDEMREGAGRAVLADLALRAVVAQEAIEASDDELDTEVARIAERNNQKAAKVRRDLEQRGVLEAVRSEIARGKALEFLVEHAKVVDESGNAIDLSLPETTPSEAEAVEPSAIEESPEA